The Magnetospirillum sp. WYHS-4 genome contains the following window.
TGCCGCCTTGGCCGGCCCGGCCGCGTCCTTTGCACCTGCTGCCCTGGCCGGAACCCGTCGAGGCGGTGGCGCCCCTGCCCGACGGGCCGCCGGCCTTGTTCCGCTGGCGCCGCCATCCGCATCGGGTGGCACGGGCCGAGGGGCCGGAACGGATCGGCGGCGAATGGTGGCTGGCCGATCCCGGCATCCCCGACGGCGAGGTTCGCGACTACTACCGGGTGGAAGACGCCGAAGGCCGCCGCTTCTGGCTCTACCGCCAGGGCCTTGCCCGCCCCGACACCCCGCCCCGCTGGTTCCTGCACGGCTTCTTTCCGTGAGCTACGCCGAACTCCAGTGCTTGAGCAATTTCAGCTTCCTCGAAGGGGCGTCGCACGCGGACGAGATGGCGATCCAGGCGGCGGCTTTGGGGCTGGCCGCCATTTCCATCGCCGACCGCAACAGCCTGGCCGGCATCGTGCGCGCCCACCAGGCGGCCAAGGAGGCGGGTATCCGCCTGGTGGTGGGGGCGCGGCTGGACTTGACGGATGGGCCGTCCTTCCTCTGCTGGCCCACCGACCGGGCCGCCTATGGGCGGCTTTGCCGGTTGCTTACCCTGGGCAAGCGGCGGGCGGGGAAGGGGGGCTGCATCCTGTCCATGGCCGATCTGGAGGCCCATGCGCAAGGCCAGGTCCTCGGCTTGATTCCGCCCGGCGACATCGACGATCACTTTGGTGATCTTCTCTTGAGGTTGAGGGGAGTTTTCAGCAAAGGCATCTATATCGTTGTTTCTAATTCATATTGTGGTGATGACAGGCGGCGTCTGCATGACTTGGCGCGGCGGGCGCAGGCGGTCGGACTGCCCCTGCTGGCCACCAACGACGTGCGGATGCACCACCCGGCGCGGCGGCGGCTGGCCGATGTGTTGACCTGCATTCGCGAGGGCTGCACCCTGGCCGGGGCCGGCTTCCGCCTGGCGGCCAACGCCGAACGCCACCTGAAGCCGCCGGACGAGATGGCCCGCCTGTTTTGCGAGGTTCCCGAGGCCGTCGCCAA
Protein-coding sequences here:
- a CDS encoding DNA polymerase Y family protein, with the translated sequence PPWPARPRPLHLLPWPEPVEAVAPLPDGPPALFRWRRHPHRVARAEGPERIGGEWWLADPGIPDGEVRDYYRVEDAEGRRFWLYRQGLARPDTPPRWFLHGFFP